A genomic stretch from Desulfatiglans anilini DSM 4660 includes:
- a CDS encoding adenylate/guanylate cyclase domain-containing protein, with amino-acid sequence MEKYYRERFEAQRRVARTIAGMMEVNQVLEKLRTEIRHVIPSAMEVCILLLDADAPKYTRPLQCALYDRPVNCLQCKRHRPAIEKAIREGKGVLVSESEPVVRHDGSKVAVGPEAAIPAFVGDRILAVLSAVALPGVHFGRKDFYFLKDFSEFVGNALLSAKRHWEITQEKIHISQMLAHLSPFVPHSVRRLVEQNPEMLSREKQSRNVSVLFLDLEDYTRLSSSRPEAEVNEIVEKMFSSFVDPIHRSSGDINETAGDGLMIIFKDDDAQTNAVHAVKAAFDIQERNRVINAELGFDLAPIHVNMGINTGTALVGMTRFTGSLETRMTYTASGPVTNLAARLAGQASGGDILIGEETRKMIDGLWPVYDRGVVNLKGIDHPVHVYSLVRK; translated from the coding sequence ATGGAAAAATATTACCGAGAACGTTTCGAGGCGCAGCGCAGGGTCGCCCGGACCATCGCAGGGATGATGGAAGTGAACCAGGTGCTCGAAAAATTGCGGACCGAGATCCGGCACGTGATCCCGAGCGCCATGGAGGTCTGCATCCTGCTGCTCGATGCCGATGCACCCAAGTACACGCGGCCTCTGCAATGCGCCCTGTACGACCGGCCGGTCAACTGCCTCCAATGTAAACGGCATCGGCCCGCCATCGAAAAGGCGATCCGCGAGGGAAAGGGGGTCCTCGTGTCCGAAAGCGAGCCCGTGGTGCGGCATGACGGGTCAAAGGTCGCGGTCGGGCCCGAAGCGGCCATCCCGGCCTTCGTGGGGGACCGGATCCTAGCCGTCCTGAGCGCCGTGGCCCTGCCGGGCGTCCACTTCGGCCGCAAGGATTTCTACTTTCTCAAGGATTTTTCCGAGTTCGTCGGGAATGCCCTTCTCAGTGCAAAGCGGCATTGGGAGATTACGCAGGAAAAGATCCACATCAGCCAGATGCTAGCCCATCTGTCCCCCTTCGTTCCGCACTCGGTCCGGCGCCTGGTCGAGCAGAACCCGGAGATGCTCAGCCGGGAGAAGCAGTCGCGCAATGTCAGCGTCCTCTTCCTGGACCTCGAGGACTACACCCGCCTGAGTTCCTCGCGACCGGAGGCGGAGGTGAACGAGATCGTCGAGAAGATGTTCTCGAGCTTCGTCGATCCGATCCACCGGTCAAGCGGCGATATTAACGAGACCGCCGGGGACGGTCTGATGATCATCTTCAAGGACGACGATGCGCAGACCAACGCGGTGCACGCGGTGAAGGCGGCCTTCGACATCCAGGAGCGGAACCGGGTGATCAATGCGGAACTGGGGTTCGACCTTGCGCCCATCCATGTGAACATGGGGATCAACACGGGGACGGCGCTCGTCGGCATGACCCGGTTCACGGGCTCCTTGGAGACCCGCATGACCTACACCGCGAGCGGACCGGTCACGAACCTCGCCGCGCGCCTGGCCGGGCAGGCATCAGGGGGCGATATCCTGATCGGCGAAGAAACCCGGAAAATGATCGACGGCCTGTGGCCCGTTTACGATCGGGGTGTGGTCAACC